In one Acidimicrobium ferrooxidans DSM 10331 genomic region, the following are encoded:
- a CDS encoding NADP-dependent isocitrate dehydrogenase: MARGSDQPTPITVAYGDGIGPEIMSAVLEVLEKAGARLAIETIEVGEALWRRGITSGIEPSAWESLRRTKVFLKAPITTPRGGGMKSLNVTIRKALGLFANVRPCPTYAPFIQTAHPGMDVVVIRENEEDLYGGIEHRQTEDVVQCLKLISRPGTERLVRYAFAYAERHGRHKVTCLVKDNIMKLTDGLFRQVFEEVAREYPNLETETLIVDIGTARLAARPEDFDVVVTPNLYGDIVSDVVAEVAGSVGLGASANVGAEVAMFEAIHGSAPEIAGRGIANPSGLLLAAVLMLVHVGQGDVAERVHNAWLATIEDGIHTADVYHPERSRAKVSTEGFAAAVIERLGASPATLPVVHYPASAEAIRVEPSPRHASVKVQVGLDVFVEWTGTVDELAERLSAAAPVGIRLDMITNRGQKVWPDGLPETFCVDHWRCRFVTDAGAMAPAEGVALLGALAEAGLAFVKVEGLFTFDGVPGFSMGQGQ; the protein is encoded by the coding sequence ATGGCACGAGGAAGCGACCAGCCGACCCCCATCACCGTCGCCTACGGCGACGGTATCGGACCTGAGATCATGAGCGCGGTGCTGGAGGTGCTCGAGAAGGCCGGCGCCCGGCTCGCGATCGAGACCATCGAGGTCGGCGAGGCGCTCTGGCGTCGGGGGATCACGTCGGGGATCGAGCCGTCGGCCTGGGAGTCGCTGCGGCGTACCAAGGTGTTCCTGAAGGCCCCGATCACCACCCCGCGCGGCGGCGGCATGAAGAGCCTGAACGTCACGATTCGCAAGGCACTCGGCCTGTTCGCCAACGTCCGCCCCTGCCCGACGTACGCCCCGTTCATCCAGACTGCGCACCCGGGCATGGATGTGGTCGTCATCCGCGAGAACGAGGAAGATCTCTACGGCGGCATCGAGCATCGCCAGACCGAGGACGTGGTGCAGTGCCTGAAGCTCATCAGCCGACCGGGTACCGAGCGACTCGTGCGCTACGCCTTCGCCTATGCCGAGCGCCACGGTCGTCACAAGGTGACCTGCCTCGTCAAGGACAACATCATGAAGCTCACCGACGGCCTGTTCCGTCAGGTGTTCGAGGAGGTGGCGAGGGAGTATCCGAACCTCGAGACGGAGACCTTGATCGTCGACATCGGCACCGCCCGCCTCGCGGCACGCCCCGAGGACTTCGACGTCGTCGTCACGCCGAACCTCTACGGCGACATCGTCTCCGACGTCGTCGCCGAGGTCGCGGGCTCCGTGGGGCTCGGTGCGAGCGCCAACGTCGGTGCCGAGGTCGCCATGTTCGAAGCCATCCACGGCTCGGCGCCCGAGATCGCCGGCCGGGGGATCGCCAACCCCTCGGGACTCCTGTTGGCTGCGGTGCTCATGCTCGTGCACGTCGGTCAGGGGGACGTCGCCGAGCGCGTCCACAACGCATGGCTCGCCACCATCGAGGACGGCATCCACACCGCCGACGTCTACCACCCCGAGCGCTCTCGGGCCAAGGTCTCGACGGAGGGGTTCGCGGCGGCGGTCATCGAGCGGCTCGGGGCCTCGCCTGCGACGCTGCCCGTGGTGCACTACCCCGCGAGCGCCGAGGCCATCCGCGTCGAACCCAGCCCACGGCATGCGTCGGTGAAGGTGCAGGTCGGTCTCGATGTCTTCGTGGAGTGGACCGGCACCGTCGACGAGCTCGCCGAGCGGTTGTCGGCGGCCGCGCCGGTCGGGATTCGCCTCGACATGATCACGAACCGCGGCCAGAAGGTCTGGCCCGACGGGTTGCCGGAGACCTTCTGCGTCGACCATTGGCGGTGCCGGTTCGTGACCGACGCCGGTGCGATGGCGCCCGCCGAGGGCGTCGCGCTCCTCGGCGCGCTCGCCGAAGCCGGCCTCGCGTTCGTCAAGGTCGAAGGGCTCTTCACCTTCGACGGCGTACCCGGCTTCTCGATGGGCCAGGGCCAGTAG
- a CDS encoding helix-turn-helix transcriptional regulator, producing the protein MVAEDAEHAALDTGIESRTSRQPSAPTWTFLTNHGHVLVCIARDPGIRIRDIAERVGITERAAQGIVADLIRAGYVVRTRIGRRNHYEIDPTRPVRHPVEQPHLVGDLLGALAALSDHDTLGSRPGTETLTGSSTSGR; encoded by the coding sequence GTGGTCGCCGAGGATGCCGAGCACGCCGCTCTCGACACGGGCATCGAGTCGCGCACGTCCCGGCAGCCCTCCGCACCCACCTGGACCTTCCTGACGAACCACGGTCATGTGCTCGTGTGCATCGCGCGCGATCCCGGCATCAGAATCCGCGACATCGCCGAGCGGGTCGGCATCACCGAACGAGCAGCCCAGGGCATCGTCGCGGACCTCATTCGAGCGGGCTACGTCGTTCGCACCCGCATCGGCCGTCGCAACCACTACGAGATCGACCCCACGCGCCCGGTGAGGCACCCGGTCGAGCAGCCGCACCTGGTCGGTGACCTCCTCGGCGCCCTCGCTGCGCTCAGCGACCACGACACCCTGGGCAGCCGCCCCGGCACCGAGACCCTCACGGGGTCGTCGACGTCTGGACGCTGA
- a CDS encoding G1 family glutamic endopeptidase, protein MTGGGVGGRTLAWGARPLLRTLLLVVLAAAFASAFITLRPGSSSSDALAPGRSALASATISPGYDLVAADGGVFSFGDAGFYGNTYTLGLTGLGGSRPLAAPIVAMAPTPDGKGYWLVAADGGVFSFGDAGFYGNTYTLGLTGLSGSRPLAAPIVAMAPTPDGNGYWLVAADGGVFSFGDAGFYGNTYTLGLTGLGGSRPLAAPIVAMAPTPDGKGYWLVAADGGVFSFGDAGFYGNTYTLGLTGLSGSRPLAAPVVGIVPDLAPPPPLAIDAQSASQALSQLAVASAVSATLSPTGGVPGYRWSASGLPAGLSLTSAGELVGVPLAAGSGTATFSVTDSAGETATLSQAWTVAIGSQTSQQVSQNWSGYALEGAARGSVTSVSTRFVVPTPQTTSTTCESSVPCDTSVWIGVDGATNSYLLQAGVAVGNQAFAGEGFCGSGAAAECAWWEEITPSNEQPAVPISPSALSVSPGDTMEVTITEVGADQWTITIADLTTAQQVTIGAATPISYGGPANSAEWIAEAPTVATSTGTCELPAEPSVTSFLDPLAVATPGTTFTLAPLAFSDSTASSINPVCQFPTASSIATQGDITSPLGSSSGGTTFSVQTSTTP, encoded by the coding sequence ATGACGGGAGGCGGTGTGGGCGGTCGCACGCTGGCATGGGGGGCTCGTCCGCTGCTGCGGACGCTGCTCCTCGTCGTGCTCGCTGCCGCCTTCGCAAGCGCCTTCATTACCCTTCGCCCGGGCTCGTCGTCCTCCGACGCGTTGGCCCCGGGCCGGAGCGCGCTCGCCTCGGCGACGATCAGCCCCGGGTATGACTTGGTGGCGGCCGATGGTGGGGTGTTCAGTTTCGGTGACGCCGGCTTCTACGGCAACACCTACACCCTGGGACTCACAGGCCTTGGAGGATCGCGCCCCCTCGCCGCCCCGATCGTCGCCATGGCCCCGACCCCCGACGGCAAGGGCTACTGGCTGGTGGCAGCCGACGGTGGGGTGTTCAGTTTCGGTGACGCCGGCTTCTACGGCAACACCTACACCCTGGGACTCACGGGCCTGTCCGGCTCCCGCCCCCTCGCCGCCCCGATCGTCGCCATGGCCCCGACCCCCGACGGCAACGGCTACTGGCTGGTGGCGGCCGATGGTGGGGTGTTCAGCTTCGGTGACGCCGGCTTCTACGGCAACACCTACACCCTGGGACTCACAGGCCTTGGAGGATCGCGCCCCCTCGCCGCCCCGATCGTCGCCATGGCCCCGACCCCCGACGGCAAGGGCTACTGGCTGGTGGCAGCCGACGGTGGGGTGTTCAGTTTCGGTGACGCCGGCTTCTACGGCAACACCTACACCCTGGGACTGACGGGCCTGTCCGGCTCCCGCCCCCTCGCCGCCCCCGTGGTCGGGATCGTCCCCGATCTCGCGCCACCGCCACCGCTCGCGATCGATGCCCAGAGTGCGAGCCAGGCACTCTCGCAGCTCGCCGTCGCGAGCGCCGTCTCGGCGACCCTCAGTCCGACCGGTGGTGTGCCCGGCTACCGGTGGTCGGCGAGCGGTTTGCCAGCTGGGCTCTCGCTGACGAGCGCTGGCGAGCTTGTCGGTGTGCCCCTCGCTGCAGGGTCCGGGACGGCCACCTTCAGCGTCACGGACTCGGCGGGCGAGACCGCGACCCTCAGTCAGGCCTGGACCGTGGCGATCGGCTCGCAGACGTCGCAGCAGGTCTCGCAGAATTGGTCGGGGTATGCGCTCGAGGGCGCGGCCCGGGGTTCGGTGACGAGCGTGTCGACGCGCTTCGTCGTGCCGACGCCGCAGACAACGTCGACGACCTGCGAGAGCAGCGTGCCCTGTGATACCAGTGTGTGGATCGGGGTGGACGGTGCGACGAATTCGTACCTGCTCCAAGCGGGCGTCGCCGTCGGGAACCAGGCGTTCGCGGGCGAGGGATTCTGTGGCTCTGGGGCCGCGGCGGAGTGTGCGTGGTGGGAGGAGATCACGCCGTCGAACGAACAACCGGCCGTGCCCATCTCGCCCTCGGCCCTGTCGGTGAGTCCCGGCGACACCATGGAGGTGACGATCACCGAGGTCGGGGCCGATCAGTGGACGATCACGATCGCCGATCTCACGACGGCGCAGCAGGTCACGATCGGTGCCGCGACGCCGATCAGCTACGGGGGGCCCGCGAACTCGGCGGAGTGGATCGCCGAGGCCCCGACGGTCGCCACGTCGACGGGGACGTGTGAGTTGCCGGCGGAGCCGTCGGTGACGTCGTTCCTCGATCCGCTCGCGGTCGCAACCCCCGGGACCACCTTCACGCTCGCGCCACTCGCCTTCAGCGACTCGACGGCGTCGTCGATCAACCCGGTCTGTCAGTTCCCCACGGCGAGCTCGATCGCTACCCAGGGCGACATCACGAGCCCGCTCGGTTCGTCGTCGGGCGGGACCACCTTCAGCGTCCAGACGTCGACGACCCCGTGA
- a CDS encoding glutamate synthase subunit beta: MAADPQGFLTFEREGPPKRPVALRIRDWHEVTDRFDPATLERQARRCMDCGIPFCHHGCPLGNVIPEFNELAGRGQLERAAERLLATNNFPEFTGRLCPAPCEAACVLGINRDPVSIEAIERTLADEAAERGVDRPIVAQRRSGRRVVVVGSGPAGLAAAQQLARAGHEVELLERHDRAGGLLRYGIPEFKLEKHLVDRRLEQLVTEGVTVRTGVGVGTDVTLSELVAEADAVVLALGSTRPRDLVVEGRAGAGVHFAMDYLRAANLEALGTPIVGAPSARDARVVIVGGGDTGADCLGTAHRQGAAHVLQLEILPAPPRERSSRHPWPTYPVLLRTSSAHEEGGDRRWARRTVRIERGEDGRVLGLTTEAVQLVDGNLVAVPGTDELIEADLVLLAMGFVGPELDRIDPERALARTPQGTIATDDRFATSIPGVFAAGDARRGQSLVVWAIAEGRSVAHDVDAWLMGASDLPRPIEPSTRALAV; encoded by the coding sequence ATGGCCGCTGATCCGCAGGGATTTCTCACCTTCGAGCGAGAGGGTCCGCCCAAGCGACCCGTAGCGCTTCGGATCCGCGACTGGCACGAGGTGACCGACCGGTTCGACCCCGCAACCCTCGAGCGCCAGGCGCGCCGATGCATGGACTGTGGCATCCCGTTCTGTCACCATGGGTGCCCACTCGGGAACGTGATCCCCGAGTTCAACGAGCTCGCCGGCCGCGGGCAGCTCGAGCGCGCGGCAGAGCGACTGCTCGCGACGAACAACTTCCCCGAGTTCACTGGTCGGCTCTGCCCGGCGCCGTGCGAGGCGGCGTGTGTGCTCGGGATCAATCGGGATCCGGTCTCGATCGAGGCCATCGAGCGAACCCTGGCCGACGAGGCCGCAGAGCGCGGCGTCGATCGACCGATCGTGGCCCAGCGTCGCAGCGGTCGTCGGGTGGTCGTGGTGGGTTCGGGCCCTGCTGGTCTCGCAGCCGCGCAGCAGCTCGCGCGCGCCGGGCACGAGGTCGAGCTGCTCGAGCGCCACGATCGTGCAGGCGGTCTGCTGCGCTATGGCATCCCAGAGTTCAAGCTCGAGAAGCACCTCGTCGATCGGCGTCTCGAGCAGCTCGTCACCGAAGGCGTCACGGTACGCACCGGCGTGGGCGTCGGTACCGACGTCACCTTGAGCGAGCTCGTCGCCGAGGCCGACGCTGTCGTGCTCGCGCTCGGCTCCACCCGTCCTCGCGATCTCGTGGTCGAGGGACGCGCGGGAGCCGGGGTGCACTTCGCGATGGACTACCTGCGCGCGGCCAACCTCGAGGCGCTCGGGACCCCGATCGTCGGCGCACCGAGCGCGCGTGACGCGCGTGTGGTGATCGTCGGCGGCGGCGATACCGGGGCGGATTGTTTGGGCACGGCGCACCGCCAAGGGGCAGCGCACGTCCTGCAGCTCGAGATCCTGCCAGCGCCGCCGCGAGAGCGTTCGTCTCGACACCCCTGGCCGACGTACCCGGTGCTGCTGCGGACCTCGAGCGCGCACGAGGAGGGCGGCGATCGCCGCTGGGCGCGTCGCACGGTGCGCATCGAGCGCGGCGAGGACGGACGAGTCCTCGGGCTCACGACCGAAGCCGTCCAGCTCGTCGACGGCAACCTGGTGGCGGTCCCCGGGACCGACGAGCTCATCGAGGCCGACCTCGTGCTGCTCGCCATGGGCTTCGTCGGTCCGGAACTCGACCGCATCGACCCCGAGCGCGCGCTCGCTCGGACGCCTCAGGGGACCATCGCGACCGACGACCGCTTCGCGACCTCGATTCCGGGGGTGTTCGCAGCTGGCGATGCGAGGCGCGGGCAGTCGCTCGTGGTGTGGGCCATCGCCGAGGGACGTTCGGTCGCGCACGACGTCGATGCGTGGCTGATGGGCGCAAGCGACTTGCCACGGCCGATCGAGCCCTCGACGCGCGCGCTCGCCGTCTAA